In Ostrea edulis chromosome 4, xbOstEdul1.1, whole genome shotgun sequence, a single window of DNA contains:
- the LOC130053821 gene encoding uncharacterized protein K02A2.6-like, protein MDQLKPPSHLSFEGNLAENWKEWLQGFRLYLVASGIDEKAGKVKVATFLHVAGVEARRIYNTFNIPEEDAEKLEVVFKNFQDYVEPRKNLTYVRHLFFTRNQESHETIDNYVTDLKNKAIQCEFGDLKDSLIKDRIVCGISSEACRARLLREADLSLTKCLDICRASEVSEQQLKSLHKEPSTAVAAHVVTRKPEKLQNRGSTRKQTAHVHSNTNKLNACSKCGKQHEKGKCFAYNKNCYKCKGRNHFAKYCNKTPKSVHYVEEESHDLYLGIVNVDTIQEEVPWTETVNINKVPVTFKLDTGAQANIIPRNVFKELHISPKHLRKVKVNLYTYNGEVMNPDGKIDIRCRIRKVERTLPFYITAKGSTPILGKESCARLGLIQHIPADSIESADVCVTKDKLLQQYQDVFSGLGHLPGKYHIEIDPNSTPVIHPPRKVPAALHSSVRDELQRMEKLGVIAKQDGPTDWVHSMVTVRKPGKIRICLDPKDLNPHIKREHYHLVTVEEIIERLPNAKVFSRFDATHGFWHIELDEASSKALTFNTPFGRYRYLRLPFGITSASEVFSKRLQEFF, encoded by the coding sequence ATGGATCAGTTAAAACCGCCGTCGCACTTAAGTTTTGAAGGGAATTTAGCTGAAAATTGGAAAGAGTGGCTGCAAGGATTTCGCCTATACTTGGTAGCCTCGGGGATCGACGAAAAGGCGGGAAAAGTGAAGGTTGCTACCTTTTTACATGTTGCTGGTGTCGAAGCGAGACGTATTTACAACACATTCAACATTCCTGAGGAGGATGCTGAAAAACTAGAGGTAGTGTTCAAAAACTTTCAAGACTACGTTGAACCACGTAAGAACTTAACGTATGTACGCCATTTATTTTTCACACGAAATCAAGAAAGTCATGAAACAATCGATAATTATGTCACTGACTTAAAAAACAAAGCCATACAATGCGAGTTTGGTGATTTGAAAGACTCGTTGATTAAAGACAGGATAGTGTGTGGTATTTCGAGTGAAGCATGCAGAGCCAGGCTACTACGGGAAGCAGATTTATCATTAACTAAGTGTTTAGACATTTGCCGTGCTTCTGAAGTTTCCGAACAGCAATTGAAAAGTTTACACAAAGAACCATCAACTGCTGTAGCTGCTCATGTTGTAACTAGAAAACCTGAAAAACTACAGAACCGCGGTAGTACCAGAAAACAAACAGCTCACGTTCACTCAAACACTAACAAACTGAATGCGTGTAGTAAGTGTGGAAAACAACATGAGAAAGGGAAATGTTTTGCGTACAACAAGAATTGTTACAAATGCAAAGGCCGTaaccattttgcaaaatactgtAATAAGACACCAAAATCTGTGCATTACGTGGAAGAGGAATCACATGACCTATACTTGGGCATAGTGAATGTGGACACTATTCAGGAAGAGGTACCATGGACTGAGACAGTGAACATTAACAAAGTACCGGTTACATTCAAGCTGGACACAGGAGCTCAGGCGAATATAATACCAAGGAATGTGTTCAAAGAACTACACATCTCTCCGAAGCATTTACGAAAAGTAAAAGTGAACCTGTACACTTACAATGGTGAAGTCATGAACCCAGATGGGAAGATTGATATCAGATGCCGAATCCGTAAAGTGGAACGTACACTTCCGTTTTACATCACTGCAAAAGGAAGTACACCGATACTTGGCAAAGAATCATGTGCACGCCTAGGATTAATCCAACACATACCAGCAGATTCCATAGAAAGTGCGGATGTTTGTGTAACAAAGGACAAACTACTGCAACAGTATCAGGATGTTTTCAGTGGACTAGGACATCTACCAGGAAAATATCACATTGAAATTGATCCGAATTCAACGCCAGTGATACACCCACCAAGGAAAGTGCCGGCAGCGTTACACAGTTCTGTACGTGATGAACTTCAACGCATGGAAAAATTGGGCGTGATCGCAAAACAGGATGGTCCTACGGATTGGGTTCACAGTATGGTAACAGTACGGAAACCAGGGAAAATTCGTATATGCTTGGATCCAAAAGACTTGAATCCGCACATAAAGCGAGAACATTACCACTTAGTAACTGTGGAGGAAATCATTGAACGACTACCAAATGCTAAAGTGTTCTCAAGATTTGATGCTACGCATGGTTTTTGGCATATTGAACTAGACGAAGCAAGTTCAAAGGCACTCACTTTTAACACACCATTTGGTAGATACCGATATCTACGACTTCCGTTTGGAATAACTTCAGCGTCAGAAGTGTTCTCGAAACGATTACAGGAGTTTTTTTAA